The Lycium ferocissimum isolate CSIRO_LF1 chromosome 1, AGI_CSIRO_Lferr_CH_V1, whole genome shotgun sequence genome includes a region encoding these proteins:
- the LOC132053570 gene encoding ribosome biogenesis protein NOP53: MGKKKSKSSRKGKKEWRANISTEDIEDFFDNSTKDALSGGSLAQLPSDSLFYVDKSTDLSVKRKIDKKREKVLRYESMLQRNAFVEAVPSSTVKKSKKKSKEVQIAKDTAQPGKKDLAGGDSGMVDIWDDKGELVIKTKKVDCFLLPIFECFNPHHNFGVLIHEKHI, from the exons ATGGGGAAGAAGAAATCAAAGAGTTCTAGGAAAGGGAAGAAAGAATGGAGAGCCAACATTAGTACTGAGGATATTGAAGATTTCTTTGATAATTCCACTAAAGATGCTCTTTCTGGCGGTTCTCTCGCTCAACTTCCCAGTGATTCTCTCTTTTACGTCGACAAATCCACTG ATCTTTCTGTTAAACGGAAAATTGACAAAAAGCGGGAGAAAGTACTTCGATATGAAAGTATGCTACAAAGGAATGCCTTTGTTGAAGCTGTACCTTCTTCAACTGTGAAAAAGTCCAAGAAGAAAAGTAAAGAAGTTCAGATAGCCAAAGATACTGCTCAACCGGGTAAAAAG GATCTGGCTGGTGGAGACTCTGGCATGGTTGACATTTGGGATGATAAAG GTGAACTGGTCATCAAAACCAAAAAGGTAGACTGTTTTCTCCTTCCCATATTTGAATGTTTTAATCCCCACCATAATTTTGGTGTCCTTATACATGAAAAACATATTTGA
- the LOC132053578 gene encoding protein LURP-one-related 14-like, which translates to MDKVPDQMAYGVPVAPLVSVVGDCFCVPYQIDLIVKKKIRGVTDAHIDVLDITGNLLFQLDGSLWQLNKKRIMRDPAGLRILTMREKAMTCRHRWTVHGGESSDASHMLYSVQRSNALQMKTRLDVFLPSNAIEDVPNFQVIGSYHSHSFKVYRDQTLLAEVNDNFKLGSFLWKGKESFQVRVYPGVDYAFIIALLVILNENDV; encoded by the exons ATGGATAAAGTACCCGATCAAATGGCATATGGGGTACCTGTGGCACCCCTAGTTAGTGTTGTAGGGGATTGTTTTTGTGTACCTTATCAGATTGACTTGATTGTGAAGAAAAAGATAAGAGGAGTCACAGATGCACATATTGATGTATTAGATATCACTGGTAATTTGCTTTTCCAACTTGATGGCAGTCTTTGGCAACTTaacaagaaaagaatcatgcgtGATCCAGCAGGCCTTCGAATTCTCACCATGAGGGAAAAG GCAATGACATGTCGACACAGGTGGACAGTTCATGGAGGGGAAAGTTCAGATGCAAGCCATATGCTGTATAGCGTGCAGCGATCTAATGCCCTTCAGATGAAAACTCGACTAGATGTTTTCTTGCCAAGCAATGCCATTGAAGATGTCCCTAATTTCCAAGTTATTGGATCTTATCATTCTCACTCATTCAAAGTGTACAGAGACCAAACTCTTCTTGCTGAG GTGAATGACAACTTCAAACTAGGAAGCTTTCTATGGAAAGGCAAGGAAAGCTTTCAAGTCAGAGTTTATCCTGGAGTGGATTATGCATTTATCATCGCACTTCTTGTGATCCTTAACGAAAATGATGTCTAG